From the Dehalococcoidales bacterium genome, one window contains:
- a CDS encoding IS630 transposase-related protein — protein MSYDVKFRKAALAYWANGHSKIETAQTFSVSHTTLQTWKNRLSETGSVEKKIRNTPWKKIDPVKLVEYVELHPDAFLKEIAEVFGCSDTAIMKALRRLKYTRKKNHGIQRSK, from the coding sequence ATGAGTTACGATGTTAAATTTCGCAAAGCGGCATTAGCTTATTGGGCGAATGGACACAGCAAGATTGAAACGGCGCAAACTTTTTCAGTTAGTCATACCACCCTTCAAACATGGAAGAACAGGTTGAGCGAAACGGGCTCCGTTGAAAAGAAAATACGCAACACTCCATGGAAGAAGATTGATCCTGTAAAACTTGTTGAATATGTCGAATTGCATCCTGATGCTTTTTTGAAAGAGATAGCCGAGGTATTTGGCTGCTCTGATACGGCAATCATGAAGGCACTAAGGCGATTGAAATATACGCGTAAAAAAAACCACGGTATACAAAGAAGCAAATGA
- a CDS encoding DUF4411 family protein: AVVQHNVSIIVNEHPKLLNFTNMKSSGDAFLIATAMKYRIAVITEEDKNSPKRIPKICDAYNIPCYNVTELAEKEGWTF; the protein is encoded by the coding sequence TGCAGTTGTGCAGCACAATGTATCAATAATTGTGAATGAACACCCAAAACTACTTAACTTCACAAACATGAAATCGTCTGGTGATGCATTTCTCATTGCAACAGCGATGAAATACAGGATTGCGGTAATAACTGAAGAGGACAAGAACTCTCCTAAGAGAATCCCCAAAATATGTGATGCATATAATATTCCTTGCTACAATGTGACCGAACTTGCAGAAAAGGAAGGATGGACATTTTAA